The sequence GCAGACTATTGTAGCTTGGGCTAAAAACAGTGTACCACCTTCGTTAGCTGCCACTCTGGAGGGTCTATTACAGGACGATGTCGAGAGTCCTGGGGTGGATTTTCTACGACTTCTCTTCTACTCCATTCTGACTGAGCAGGATGATTGTCTGGTCCGAGCCCTCATGGCTAGTGCTAATGTTCACAACTCACTCTACAAGGAATAGTAAATACATTGTATTATAGTTACACATAAGGGAGGTTTCAGACAATTTTGACACAAATTTAGTGTCTGTCCTTTGTAGAGAGGTTGTCCAGTAGTGTTCCTTATTTAGACAGTTATATAGCCGTCTGAAAAACAGAGAATTATTGTACATGGTCCTTCTTTCGTAGAGTACAGTAGATGTACATACTTTTGATAGAACTTACTTTTGATAGAACTTAGCTATGGATCATAATACCCCCAACCgtgcgcgcacacacacacgcacacacacacacacagtgacagcATCACAGTGGACATTCCCCTCCTTCACCTCTCTCTGGGGGTGTTCAATATCCACACCTTGTTTGTCAAATTCCTCAGTGGTGCTGGTTTTGACTCCACCCTCTTATTGGACTTTGTCATGTCCTCTGAAACACGCTTCAGCTACTTCCTGGTCAGATACCTCGAGATTGTGATCAGGGAGAAAGAGAATTCAGTAATTTTTAACtatgatttaccttgtgcatGTGCTGAATTAGATATCGTGGACGAGTACATGAGTATGGACTTAAGTGGGTCAGAGGACAATGAGAATGAAGAAATGGGACATTTTGTAGAGGAACTGGCTGAGAGAGGAGTTGTTGCACAATTGTCCAACGTACAACAAGAGCATTGCATCAGCGTAAGTGGAGAGAAATCGTATGGTGAAAATTCTGCTGTGGCTGAGAACATTTCCCACAAAAAATTTGAATCTGAAACTTGTTTCGGAATTAAAGCACTTCCAACAGCTTCTCGAAAACGTAATCAAATTTCACCTGGTGATGTTGAATTTCCTAATGCCAAGAGAGCCAAATGTAATCAGCATGTTCTGCTGTCTCCTGAACGTGATTCAACTTCTGATCCTGATTCAAAAGCATTCACCCAACCCGATCTTGCATCCATAGACCTTGTACGCATGCCAGAGCCTATTACAGTGTCTAGTGTGTCTCAAGCAAACCAGGACCTTTCTTCATCGGAGATTGTGTATGAGCGATCGCAACCCATTGTCGATTCCCAGCGTGATCCATCCATTGAATCTGATGACCCACCTCCGACACAAACGTTGGTTAGAGTGTTGAATTGTTTGGTGGAACTCGGTGAGACACTCGCTAGGTTGTGTAGTAAGAAGCTGTTGTCAATGAGGGAAAACAATGTGGAGAGAATTGTGTTTTTAACTGAACAATTAACGCACATATTTAATGCACATATTTTCGAGCATTAAACTTTAATTTTATGAAAACACTTGATTATGAAAGTTAATGTGCAATATTATTTTCAATTAGAATGTCAGCCAACTGTTAATTAACAAAACGGTGCTCTTTACCAAGAatcttagctagctagctaatattACATGACTCGCCTGTACACACGTACAAGAGATTTATAGTTGTCTTTAGTAAATTAACTGTCAATGTAATGGCTTCGTCAGAAAGATACCATTCTTCTCACAGTCGTGGATCAAGTAGTGAAGACCAAAGGGCAGAATGTCAGGTATTTTAATATCTTCAGTTTCCAGTTAGTTACCGTTGTTTGTTAGTGTGGAAATACTAGAAACCTTAAGCCTTTGGCCTCGCGAATTTAGAGGAGTATAGTGCCTTCATTAGCTTTTCTTTTAATATCAGGGTATGCTGTCAGAGTTTCGAGTAAATGAGCTGAAGGAGCTCCTCCGTAAAACCAGCCAATCACAACGAGGGAGGAAAGCAGAGCTATTTCAAAGAGCCAACGAACTTCTTCGTCATGGCAGCCCTAAGATACAGCTCTATATTCGTGACATCTATCAGACTGTTCGACCGTACCGAAGCCCAAAACGTGGCTCCCCAGCAAAGGCGCAGGCATGTCTACGACTGGCCCAGCAGTTGGCACATCAACAGAGCAGACAGGGATATGTGGTGCATCCTGATGTCAAGTTCAAACCCCACCCGTTCTTTAGGCTCAAGGAGACGATCATAAGACCAACTGCCTTGGGTATGAGCCTGTATCTACGCGCATAAAGATGTGCTTTGTAAACGCTTACCCTGGATTATTCCAtgtaaattattatgttggCAGGACATTGTTCTAGTTTGTACATACGCTACATCTACATGCCCaagatatatacacacaacacacacacactactaatGTCTGAACCAgttaataattgttttgtgcatgcttgccacctagaagaaccacatagacccatccccattatcagagatactaccaccacaaaacctggccAGAGACAATACAGGCCGTACCTTATTATattaagcctccctcaaggtcaaatttagtttacacaagtacataacctaagttgaagtattacagcagccaatatcaagtccaCGATACTATACTTTATGTcaatatagcttacaatccgcagcatggccccaagtgaatagcttcagtatactagttgttctgaatgcaacagatgaatggggcaCCATTAAAGACtttttaacccatcattcttgACTCTCAAGATCGGGCgtctgtttgctttttctaTTATGGTTTTGTACTGTTACATTCCGTGTTGAGTGTACGGTAGGATGACGAATGAACAGCCAACATCCCCCAACTATACCTTTTGTATACCCTCTCAAAAAACACAATTAGAATTGAGCATTCCGTGTTGAGGATGTATGGTTGAAAGCCATCATCCACTTTTTGTATACCTtctataaacacacacacacgtagtaTCCACAGCCCATTCCCCCAGTGGTGGTTGCACCATGAGAGTACAATTTTTCTTGTCTCCTGTTCAAGTGCAGGAGATCTATACATCAAAGTAAGTCAtcgcatgtacaatgtagtacgATGACTCGTGTCATGTCGTAATGGTATCTCTAATCAGTGGCAGTTCAAATAGTTTTGGAACTAACTAGTGTGCTCTTGGTAACAGGAAAGTATCTTTTTACTTGTGTTTGTCAGTCGATTGGAGGCTCGCCATGTTGTACTGGAGGAGTGTTTATTACCAGTTGAACTAATTTATTGTCCTCGTAGGAATTCGCAAGGCGACTACTCCAATCAGGTCATTGTAAGGTGAGCAAACAGTGCAATAGGTAGCAGGATGTGTCACAGACTCACATGGCATGGATTACGGTGTTTCATGTGTTGGCAGGTAGTTTGTCTGTTGCCTTTAAAGGATTGTTTTCGTGTGTTTGTACTGTCCATTCCCTTGACTGTGCCTTGACTGTCCCTACTCTGTACACACCTACTGTCCATTCCCTTGACTGTCCCTACTCTGTACACACCTACTGTCCATTTCCTTGACTGTGCCTTGACTGTCCCTACTCTGTACACACCTACTGTCCATTCCCTTGACTGTGCCTTGACTGTCCCTACTCTGTACACACCTACTGTCCATTCCCATGACTGTGCCTTGACTGTCCCTACTCTGTACACACctactgtgcatgtacatgtagactgtGATTCGTGTTGCCTCGATCTGTATAATATTTTGATAATAGTGGAGGGAGAATATTATACATCGATCCACTTCCACTGTGTAGGTTTGCTCGACAGGAGACTAGCTGTGAACAAGAAGATTTCTATCCCAAACAGTGCTACATCAAAGTCAATGATAACTACGTTGAGATACCGGTATGTGCAGTACATATCACAGAGATCAAAGCTGTATTTAAACCACATCAAAGACTGTTTTGGCAGAAATTGCACATACTATAGTGacttgtactgtgtacattaACCTTTATAACACCTttaaccccccctcccccacacacacacacacgcacagggaTATGCTCCACAATACTCACACAGACCAGACTACAAGCGTATGGGTAAACCAGTGGACATCACCAACTTCATTAAGACCTCTGCCTCCCATACTAACGATGTTGTTCTATATTGGCATCAGGACATCATGTACCCACAGGTATTGCACTTCATTTTAGTGTACattgttatgtacatgtatgtctcaTTTCCTGCCTATAAAATCAAGCCTACACtacgtacacagtacacagatgtacataattatacataacataCAGTTGAGTCAACTTGTCTGATATGGTCACCCTgaaagcaggtcaccctctataatatagCCTCCTCTGGGTCAGCATTCCATAACAGTCACCTATGGTCACCTCTTTACACTATACCCAcgttggtctgcccaagggtgaccTTTATAAGCTATACGTGTACAACACTACGTAATTagtacacacaccatacacaggGGTTCTGTGTGACAATTGAGCATGTGAAGAGCCTGTCCTCCAGTGACCTTCTCACAGGGCTCAAATCAAAGGGGTTGAGGAGCCCAGACATCTCCAGGGCTCTCGGTAACTGTTACCATGCATGTTgtagtacaatgtacatgtagctctacaTGTTGTACATGTCCTTGTGTACCAATAGAAGGCTGTAGCAGTATTGTAAACCTTATACTCCTTTATGGACTGCAATTTAATGACAACTTTTCCACGGTTCAAAATTTGATTGTGTTTTGTACTACGTGTTTCCATATTGCCCACACAGTGAAGGAGAAATTGACAACAGACGCTGACTCCGAGATATCTGCAACCTCGTTAAGAATATCACTAATTTGTCCAGTAAGATTGATTTAGTTATAATATTGTAGAAAAGAtactcatgtacatgtagctgtgctGGCAATAGCTTGTACAATTGTAAGTACAATGTacacgtgtgtgtatgtagtaagtgcactaccgtatagcgcgaaattttcgaggcacttatatttcgtggattggcctctaaaagccatttcgttgcacaatgtttgcggaatgactgcttaccggaagccacgcctttaaatatttgcatgatagcaggtaattcttattAGCAAACACTTTTCgtagacttaattttcgtgtagaattccaacccacgaaatctgcgaaaattaagcccctcgaaaatttcgcgctatacggtatatgttgAGTACTAAAATGTGTTACAATGCCCTCCCCACACAGCTTGGCAAGATACGTATGACTAACCCTAGCAGAGCCATGGGCTGCAGTCATCTGCAGTGCTTTGACGCTAGCATTTACTTACAAATGAATGAGAGGTAAATTGTACCTGAGCATTGACCCAAAAATTAGATCTACAGTTTAGTCCAGATAATTCCAATCACATATTTCTGTTTTTCTGCTTGTAAGTAAGACTCTGACTCTGCAGGAAAGCACAGTGGATATGTCCCGTCTGTGATAAGACAGCACCATTCAAAGATCTATTTGTTGATgggtatgtacatgtttttGTGTAGAGCTCTGTAGCTTGTGTAGTTTGTTAAGAGTAGTGTGTGCTGTCCTCACTGCTtaagtatatgtacatgtacttatgcAGATTGTTTAAGGAGATTTGTGAGAGAAGTACCTCAGATATTATAGAGTTCAGTTCTGACGGAACATGGAAATCTTTCTCTAACAAAAGTGAGCTACTTGTACATGTGGAATATTTCTATCCCCCATAGCAATTCATGTCACGTTAAGCTTTTACGGTAGTGTATGTGTCAGACTGTGTGTGCTGTACCTCTTTCTGCTTGTCCCttacaacacacaacacaaaacACAACTCCAACGCTGCTTGcttgcaaatgcacacactttCACTCCACCTCCCGCACACTGACAGTCACAGCTCACAATATTCTAACCCCGGATATGAAACATAACAATGGCACCATCACGGTTAAGAGCACACCAGAGAAGAGGGCGGGGCAAACGTGCAATAATCCCATTATCATTGACCTCACTCTGAGTGATTCTGAGGACGAGGAACCAATCACACAATTGTGAGTTCTGTTGAGGTCATCGTGGTTGAGGTGGACCACTTGTGTCCATGGGAAAGattaattatgtgtgttattTAGTAACAGTGCTTAAACTGGTTCCCAGGTGTTTATATAAACATCGtgcttacataattattattatacattgcTCTGTGCAACGATTCATCCCTCCCCATGCACACTAGGAGTCGAAAGTCCTCTACTAGCAGTGAAACGGGCTCATCCACTAGCGCCTGTAGCAGCAACCTCTCGGGAACACTAGATGAACGGGACTCAACCAGGCACCCCACATCCGCCCAGTCCTCTCACGTTAGTAGCGAGTCTTGCCCGGTCTCTGTAATTACTCAGTGGCCCTCAGCACTGTCCTCGAGATCATCTAACACCCCTGTAGTTATACAGGGGCCTCCCCCTCAGGAGGATGTAATTACTATACAACATGGTTTTGCATCCTCTCCTCAACAACAGGACTTGTATGATGATAGTTACAATGTGATTCCTAGTGAGTTATTGTGAGAGTGACTTTGAATTTGTGCTCCTATTGTACCATAATATCCCATTCTTCAATAGTAGCGTTTGGACAtacttgtacataattatagctttgtaTGTGTTAAATGTTTTATATTTTACCCTACAGTGGATGATAACCTCTTCTCGTTATTAAATCTCGACCAATTTTGGTGTAAGTTTGAGTTTGTGTGTTGCACAGTTTACAAACATGGATACTGTAGTTGTATGTAGTTGTGAGCTTGTAATGGGCACAACTTTACATACTGAGGATCAATGGCAATTCTGCATAGCAACTGTAATTCAATCAATTAATGTAACTCAGTTTTGTCATGTCTTCCAAGTTTGGGTATTTCCCTCATGTAAAATTCTAGGAACTGCATACTGCGTATTTTAGGTTATCTATATCCGCATTaaatgtaattatgtagaaaCTCTTGCCAGTACATTTAACAGTGTGATTTCCTTGTTGCCAGACCACCGTAACATCCCCTGTGTGTTTAAGTTTAGCACCGTGGTCATAAAAGGAAGTGTGTAGGGAATTTTCGTTGCCATTTAATTTTCCCTTGGGAATTTCACCCAATCGACGTAAATACTGTGTCACTCTGTATACGACACTCTGTATACGACActctgtatactgtatacgACATTGTTTGTTTGTTATGCAGGACAATCCAGGTTCTCATGATTCTCTgcaacgtataattatactgaacaaCCATTTCACCAATCACTTAATAATTGAACACCAGCTAGCTCCAATCATCTATATATTATTCCTTTTGAGACACTGGTGCTTCAATGT comes from Halichondria panicea chromosome 7, odHalPani1.1, whole genome shotgun sequence and encodes:
- the LOC135338838 gene encoding E3 SUMO-protein ligase PIAS2-like isoform X4, encoding MASSERYHSSHSRGSSSEDQRAECQGMLSEFRVNELKELLRKTSQSQRGRKAELFQRANELLRHGSPKIQLYIRDIYQTVRPYRSPKRGSPAKAQACLRLAQQLAHQQSRQGYVVHPDVKFKPHPFFRLKETIIRPTALVSTAHSPSGGCTMRVQFFLSPVQVQEIYTSKNSQGDYSNQVIVRFARQETSCEQEDFYPKQCYIKVNDNYVEIPGYAPQYSHRPDYKRMGKPVDITNFIKTSASHTNDVVLYWHQDIMYPQGFCVTIEHVKSLSSSDLLTGLKSKGLRSPDISRALVKEKLTTDADSEISATSLRISLICPLGKIRMTNPSRAMGCSHLQCFDASIYLQMNERKAQWICPVCDKTAPFKDLFVDGLFKEICERSTSDIIEFSSDGTWKSFSNKITAHNILTPDMKHNNGTITVKSTPEKRAGQTCNNPIIIDLTLSDSEDEEPITQLSRKSSTSSETGSSTSACSSNLSGTLDERDSTRHPTSAQSSHWMITSSRY
- the LOC135338838 gene encoding E3 SUMO-protein ligase PIAS2-like isoform X3, with the translated sequence MASSERYHSSHSRGSSSEDQRAECQGMLSEFRVNELKELLRKTSQSQRGRKAELFQRANELLRHGSPKIQLYIRDIYQTVRPYRSPKRGSPAKAQACLRLAQQLAHQQSRQGYVVHPDVKFKPHPFFRLKETIIRPTALVSTAHSPSGGCTMRVQFFLSPVQVQEIYTSKNSQGDYSNQVIVRFARQETSCEQEDFYPKQCYIKVNDNYVEIPGYAPQYSHRPDYKRMGKPVDITNFIKTSASHTNDVVLYWHQDIMYPQGFCVTIEHVKSLSSSDLLTGLKSKGLRSPDISRALVKEKLTTDADSEISATSLRISLICPLGKIRMTNPSRAMGCSHLQCFDASIYLQMNERKAQWICPVCDKTAPFKDLFVDGLFKEICERSTSDIIEFSSDGTWKSFSNKITAHNILTPDMKHNNGTITVKSTPEKRAGQTCNNPIIIDLTLSDSEDEEPITQLSRKSSTSSETGSSTSACSSNLSGTLDERDSTRHPTSAQSSHVSSESCPVSVITQWPSALSSRSSNTPVVIQGPPPQEDVITIQHGFASSPQQQDLYDDSYNVIPMDDNLFSLLNLDQFW